The following nucleotide sequence is from Thermostaphylospora chromogena.
AGGCTGGGCGGGCACATCGTGCAGGGCCACGTGGACGGCACGGGCGTGCTGTTGAGCCGTTCCCCCGCCGAGCACTGGGACGTCATCCGCGTGTCGCTGCCCCGTGATCTGTCGCGCTACGTGGTGGAAAAAGGGTCCATCGCGGTGGACGGGGTCAGTTTGACGGTCGCCGCGGTCGACGATGAGAGTTTCTCCATCGGCCTCATTCCCACAACGCTTCAGAAAACGACTCTTGGGAATAAAGAACCGGGAGAGCCGGTGAACCTCGAGGTCGACGTGATAGCGAAGTACGTCGAGAAACTGGTCGGACCGCACCGTCCGGAGGTCGCCCGATGAACCGGGCCGGAATCTCCGCCCTCCGGGCCGGCGCTCCCGACGGCGGCCGGGCCTCGAAGCAGCCGGTCTCGTGGCACGCCCGCGCTCGCGGTGGAGCAGGAAGAGCGCGGGAAGGGTGGGAGACCCGCTCACTCCCGGTGCGGAACCCATGGCGTCGAGGGCGATTTACGGAGTCGTTTTCTTGAATTTCATTCGCGATTTCATGTGTCGGTTTCGGGAGTGTCGGGCGATGGCCGGAGACGCGGCCACCGAAAAGGCGGTGACTGGATGACCGAAATCAGGTTGGACCCGGTGGAGCGAGCGATCGCCGATATCGGCGAAGGCAGACCCGTCGTGGTCGTGGACGACGAGAACCGGGAGAACGAGGGCGACATCATCTTCGCGGCGGAGAAGGCCACACCCGAGCTGGTGGCGTTCACCGTGCGGTACGGCAGCGGCGTGATCTGCGTGCCGATGGAGGGGGACGACCTGGACCGGCTCGCCCTGCCCCTCATGGTGAGCCGCAACCGCGAGCGGATGTGCACCGCCTTCACCGTCAGCGTCGACGCGGCCGAGGGGATCACCACCGGCATCTCCGCCGCCGACCGGGCCAGGACGATCCGCATGCTGTGCGATCCGCGGACCCGGGCCGACGACCTGGTCCGGCCCGGCCACATCTTCCCGCTCCGTTACCGGAAGGGCGGGGTGCTGGCGCGGCGCGGGCACACCGAGGCGGCCGTGGACCTGGCCCGCATGGCGGGTCTGGCGCCGGTCGGCGTGCTGTGCGAGGTCGTCAACGACGACGGCACCATGAAGCGCCTGCCGGAGCTGCGCGCCTTCGCCGACGAGCACGGCCTGGCGCTGATCTCCATCGAGCAGCTCGCCGAGCACCGCAGGCGCACCGAGATCCTGGTGCGGCGGGTGGCCGAGACCACCCTGCCCAACCGGTACGGCGTGTGGCGCGCCTACGGCTACGCCGGAGAGCTGGACGGCGGCGAGCACCTGGCGCTGGTCCTCGGCGACCTGGGCGACGGCGAGAACATCCTGGTGCGGGCGCATTCGGAGTGCCTGACCGGGGACGTGCTCGGCTCGCTGCGCTGCGACTGCGGCGTGCAGCTGGACCGCTCCATGGCCGCGATCGCCGAGGAGGGCCGCGGCGTGGTGGTCTACCTGCGCGGCCACGAAGGGCGCGGCATCGGGCTGCTGGCCAAGCTCAAGGCGTACGGCCTGCAGGACGGCGGGCGCGACACCGTGGACGCCAACCTGGAGCTGGGTCTGCCGGTGGACGCCCGGCAGTTCGCCGACGCCGGGCAGATCCTGAGCGACCTCGGGGTGCGGTCGGTCCGGCTGCTCACCAACAACCCCGCCAAGATGCGCGGCATGGACGGCTACGGCGTCAAGGTGCTGGGCCGCGAACCGGTGCCGATGGCGGTCACGCCGTACAACGGGCGCTACCTGTCGGCCAAGCGCGACCGGCTGGGCCACCACATCCCCGCCGACCTCAAGCTTCCCGCACCGCAGGAGATCGCGTGAGCGGCGGGGGCCGTCCCGGCGCGCAGCCGGTGGCGGCGAACGGCTTGAAGGTGGGCATCGTCGCGGCGCGCTGGCACGGTGAGGTGACCGACACGCTGCTGGCCCGGGCCGTGCAGGCCGCCGAGGACAGCGGTGCGGAGGCGACGGTCGTGCGGGTGGCGGGATCGATGGAGCTGCCCGTGGTGGCGCAGGCGCTGGCCCGCACCCACGACGCGGTGGTGGCGCTGGGCACGGTGATCCGCGGGGAGACCGCCCACTTCGACTACGTGTGCGACTCGGTGACCGCGGGTCTGACCCGTGTCGCGCTGGACGAGGGCACGCCCGTCGGCAACGGCGTGCTCACCTGCGAGACCCTGGAGCAGGCGATCGCCCGCTCCGGTCTTCCCGGCAGCAAGGAGGACAAGGGCTACGAGGCCACGATCGCCGCCTTGGAGACCGCTCTCATCCTGGGGAGGCTGCGACGCTGACCCGTTCGCCCGGTGAGCCGGGCGGCGTGTGCGGAGGATGCGCCGGAGGCGCAGTAGATTGGGCTCTCGTGACGCAGACCGTTCCTCCGCCCTCCCTCCCGGTCACCTGGCGGCCCCAGCGCAGCCGGATCGTCGCGTACGGCTTCGCGACGATCGTCGTCGCGGGAGCGGTGGTCCTGGCGGTCATCCTGCCGC
It contains:
- a CDS encoding riboflavin synthase, translating into MFTGIVEELGRVVEVEPLPEAARLSISGPLVTSDAAHGDSIAVNGVCLTVVTVEDGVFTVDVIKETLDRSALGALRPGSPVNLERAVRADQRLGGHIVQGHVDGTGVLLSRSPAEHWDVIRVSLPRDLSRYVVEKGSIAVDGVSLTVAAVDDESFSIGLIPTTLQKTTLGNKEPGEPVNLEVDVIAKYVEKLVGPHRPEVAR
- a CDS encoding bifunctional 3,4-dihydroxy-2-butanone-4-phosphate synthase/GTP cyclohydrolase II; translation: MTEIRLDPVERAIADIGEGRPVVVVDDENRENEGDIIFAAEKATPELVAFTVRYGSGVICVPMEGDDLDRLALPLMVSRNRERMCTAFTVSVDAAEGITTGISAADRARTIRMLCDPRTRADDLVRPGHIFPLRYRKGGVLARRGHTEAAVDLARMAGLAPVGVLCEVVNDDGTMKRLPELRAFADEHGLALISIEQLAEHRRRTEILVRRVAETTLPNRYGVWRAYGYAGELDGGEHLALVLGDLGDGENILVRAHSECLTGDVLGSLRCDCGVQLDRSMAAIAEEGRGVVVYLRGHEGRGIGLLAKLKAYGLQDGGRDTVDANLELGLPVDARQFADAGQILSDLGVRSVRLLTNNPAKMRGMDGYGVKVLGREPVPMAVTPYNGRYLSAKRDRLGHHIPADLKLPAPQEIA
- the ribH gene encoding 6,7-dimethyl-8-ribityllumazine synthase, whose translation is MSGGGRPGAQPVAANGLKVGIVAARWHGEVTDTLLARAVQAAEDSGAEATVVRVAGSMELPVVAQALARTHDAVVALGTVIRGETAHFDYVCDSVTAGLTRVALDEGTPVGNGVLTCETLEQAIARSGLPGSKEDKGYEATIAALETALILGRLRR